DNA from Leptolyngbya iicbica LK:
TCTTTTGATTGAGCCAGAGGGCAAAGATACGGCCCCAGCAGTGGCCTGGGCAACCTTGGAGGTAGCCAAGCGTCATGGCGACGGGGCGATCGCGGGGTTCTTTCCCGCTGATCACTGGATTGCGGATGAAGCGGGCTATCGCGAGACGTTGAAAGCGGCCGCCGCCTTAGCCACCGAGCGAGGCGCGATCGCCACCCTGGGCATTACCCCCACCTTTCCCTCGACGGGGTACGGCTACATCGAGCAAGGCGATCCCCTCGGCACCTACGGTGACTGCGCGGCCTACACCGTGGCCCGCTTTACCGAAAAGCCGGATGAGAGTACTGCGGAAGACTTTATCGCCAGCGGTCGCTTTAGCTGGAATAGCGGCATGTTTATCTTTCCGGCGGGGGTGATGCTGCAAGAGTTAGATACCCATGCGCCGCAAATCATGGAGCCCTTGCGCGCTCAGGGAGTCGACGCTTACGCCAAGCTCGACAAACTCAGCATCGACTACGCCGTCATGGAAAAGACTGACAAAGCCTGTGTGATGCCCGTGAACTTTGGGTGGGATGACCTCGGCGATTGGAACGCCGTGGAGCGGCTGCTGAAAACTCCCGAAACGCCCAATGTGGAAATGGCGCAACATCTCGGACTCGACACTACTGACAGCATTGTCTACGCCTCAGACGAAGATGAGGTGATCGTCACCATTGGCCTGGAAGATGTGGTGGTAGTACGCGATGGCAAGGCCACCCTGGTGGTGCACAAAAGTCGTACCCAAGACATCAAAAAAGCCGTCAAGGCCCTGGGGGCAGATCCCAAGTTCCAGCATCTGCTCTAAACCTCGACAAAGTAGGAGGGGACGGGTCCCTGACGGATCAACCCGTTCGGTCTCGCTTGAGTCCAAGGGACCCGTCCCCTTCAGGCCCACGATCGCCCCACTTGTCCGGGGTGAAATAGCGCTATCATGCAGCGGGATCAGGCTTCAAGAGGCAATATGAGATCGCGGTTTGGGCATTCATCAATCCAGGGAGTGGGGGCAAGGAGAACGCTAGGCGGCGTGATCGCGGGCTTGTGCCTGTTAGGACTGGTCGCCTGCCGTCCGGCCCCACCGGAAGTGACCGGGCCACCATCCCTTGATGAACCCACCGCATCGGTGCCAGCGCCGCCCCCGCCCCCAGATACGGCCTTTTTGGCCCTCATTACGCCAGCGCAAACCGCGCAAATTCGCGCGTTAGGGTTACCACTGGTGCTGCCGACAGCGATTCCCGATGAATTTGCGGTGGTGCAGCTGCTCACGCAGTCAGACGAGCGGTTTGGGGGCTATCAGGTGCTTTATCGCGATGGCAGCGATCGCTGCTTTTTGATTGAGTACACGATGGGCGGCATCGGCGGCATCCCCCCGACGGAAAACCGTTTACCCCTAACGCCACCGATACTCACCGACGACACGGCGGAATATGGCTTGAACTATGGGCTATACGACGATCCAGCCTTACGCCAGCAGTCGCCCGCACCGTTATTAATCAGTGACTGGCTGCCGGTGGAAGGAGGCTTTGTGCGGTTGTCTGGGGCCGCATTGATCAACAGCACGCTGAGTCCTGAAGTGCCTTGCACAAATCTGGCGCCAGAAGCAGCGATCGCGGTCATCAATTCCTTAGCGGTCATTTCAGACGATATTCAAGGCGACGGCGTACCCGAATAGCTGCGGCTCCTGACGGTTTCCCGTCAGCCGTGATAAAAGCAGGGAGCGCCTTCCCCCTGAGCGATCGCTCCACTCCAGCACCTCAATAATCAACACCCCGTTTAAGATCGACTCCATTTTCCGCATAGTGCTTGTGGTTAAACACTTCAGAGTGAGTGCTCGCCAGCTCAAAATACGCGGGAGGATTTTTGCAACGTCCGGTAATAATGACTTCTGTATCCCGAGGCTTGCGCAATAGCGCCTGTACGATGGGATCCTCAGGCAGCAGCTCTAGGTCAACGGTGGGATTCAATTCATCCAAAATGATGGTCTTATAGAGGCCCGAAGCGATCGCGGTACAGGCCAGTTCCCATCCCCGCTCCGCTTCGACGTAATCAATTTCTTGCTGCTGACCACGCCAGACAATCGCATCGCGGCCGCAGCGCTGATGATCCACCAGGTTGGGATAACTCTTGCGCAAGGCCGAGATCGCCGCATCTTCGGTATAGCCTTGCCCACCTTTGAGCCACTGCATGATGAGCACACGGTGGGACTGATCTTGACTGATGCCCCGCCCGATCGCCTGCAGGGCCTTGCCCAACGCGCTCGTCGATTTGCCCTTGCCGTCCCCGGTGTAAATCTCGACTCCTTCAATGCCTGGAAAGTCCATATTCTGCAGCCGCTGGGGCTTCATTTCGGAATGCAGATTGGCGATTTCCACCAAGGGGGCGGGCGCCCCGCGTCCAGTGGCGATGACTTCTAAATGCTCTGGTTTATTTTTCAGCGATCGCACCACATCCTCAACCGACAGCAGCCCCAGGTCGATTACCGGATTAATTTCGTCCAGCACCACTACTGAATACAGCCCCGACGCGATCGCGCCTTTAGCAACATCCCAGCCCCGCTGGGCTTCCATGCGGTCAAACTTAGTAATGCCTTCGGGACCAAAAAACTCTGCCCGCCCCGTGCGCACCTGATCAATCAAATGGGGAAACCCCCGCTGCAACGCCTCAATCGCTGCGTCCTCGTCATAGGTGCGCCCTGGCCCTTTCAAAAACCGCAGCAACAGCACCCGGCTTTCCATAAAATTTTGAATGCCGAGCCCAATGGAGCGCAGTACCACCCCCAACGCCACCTGCGATTTGCCCTTACCCTCGCCATCGTAGACGTGAATTTGGCCGGCTAAGCGCTCATTGTGGAGCTGTGCGGTGCGAATTCCGATGCCAGTTCTGACCATTTGTTATTGTTGGGCGTTAAGTTTTGAGCGGTACCGCCTAAAATTCTATCGAAACCTTTACCAACGAGATACCCTTGTTGCCTGGGTACGTACAGCGGTAATGGCCTTCCTCGTCTCCCGATTCAGCTAGCAATTGTATGCCGTTTTCTTTGCTCGATAACGCTGCGGTGTTGCCCCTGCGGGCAATCGTTTTTCAGTGTTTGCTGCTGCTGGTGGCGATCGCCCTCGAAGCCCAGGTACTGCGAAAACAGTTGCAACTTGGCTATCAACCCAGCATCCGCTATGCGGCCAGCCTGAATCTGCTGACGGTAGTTTTGGGGTGGATGGCGTTTTTTAGTATGGAATCGATCTTGCCGACGGATCTACGCCGGCAATTGATCAGCTACGTTTTATTCGGCAATTTTTACGTTAACGGGTTGGCCAGTAACCTGGGCATCTTGATCGTGGTCGCCGGATTAGTCACGTTTTTTGTCACCTTTTGGCTCAAGGTCATTGGGTTAGAAGGGCTCACTTGGGCTTTGGGAAATCCCATCGCGCCTAGAAATACGGAAGAAAATAAAAATCGCTACCGCTATCGGCGATCGCCCCAACAAAAAACCAACTCCCCGCACATCTTGGCAGTACTGCAAGCGAATGCCTTAAGCTTTACCGCCATTTTGCTGCTCTTAGTGCTGCGTTACGGAGTGACCCAGCGACTATGATCAAGTTTCTGCAAGGCCTCTGGGCGCGCATTTCCGGCTTCTTGTTTCCGGCTGACTATTACGCCTGGCAAACTCTGATTTATCTGGGCATCTTTTCGTTCACGATGTCCTGGGTAGCGCGGCTGACCGTCGGTAAGGGCTTCACCGTCAACCTCATCGCGACCGGCGGCTGGCTCTTTTTTGCCCTGGGCATTGGCTGGTTTTTAGAAGAAGCGAAAGTCCGCTTTTTTGGCATTCCCGTTGCGCCTTGGGTCATGGGGGCGATCGCCTGTCTCTATATCTTTGGCATCATGCCCTGGGGCTCTTGGGAAGTTGGGCTGATGTCCTGGCCCTTAATATCCGTCGCCATCATTGCCGTCCCCTCGTTTTTGACCTGGGAGCTGCAACCCAAACTGCCACCGCCTCCAGTCCGCCAGCAACTCATTCTTCTGACCTTGTTGGCCTTGCTGTTTAGCAACTGGTTTCAACTGTACTTTCGGCTGCAAACCTGGTTCGACAGCTACCCCAGTTTGCTCGCCGACGACTTTGCCCGGAGTGGTTTCGTCTTTCGCGCCTCGGAACCGCCCGCCGAAAAGGCTCGGGGCATTGTGCTACTGACCTCAGCCGAAACCGAAATCACTAAAGAACTTGACAACACTCCCTGGCCCTACGTCGAGCGCTGGCTCCTGGGGCTAGACGAACGCCTCGCCACCATTGAAAACAGCACCGTCGCCTCGTTAACCTCGCCCCAAGAGAGCGATTTATGGCAACTACAAGCGGTTAGCGATGCCCTCGAAAACGGCAGCTATGTGCTCAACTTAATGGCGCTATGGTCGGGGCCAGCCTCGACCCAAGACGGCTATTATTTGACCAAAACCTGCGTTGTGCAGCCGCGCACCGTTGTGGCCGCCACGCCTGACACACCCCCCGGTGAACAACCGCCCCCCATGGCTCGGGTAGAATGTGACCTGGCCACCCCCAAAACAGCAGGTCGCCCAACGTTGCCCTCAGTCTCCAATTAATCGACCCCAGGTCCACATCATCACTAGGGGACGGTTCCCTTGGCCTATCCTTAAAGAATCTCGGTCAAGTCAATGGGGAACCGTCCCTTGACAAATGATTGGCAAGCAAGCATTTACCCGAAAAATAGTCAGCGCAGATTGCGGTTAACGTAAAAGAACCCCAATGCTGTGCGAGATTTAAGTCAATTGGGGCTCATTCCTCGACGCGAACCCGAGAGGAGAATCTATTTCGAGAGAAAACCTGATGACGACAACCCTTGACCAAGACTCCGCCCACCTTTTGACAGCGGCGGCCCAGGGCTTTCTAGCGCCCCAGCAACAGTCCCGACCTGATGGTAAAACGCTCACCGCGGCCCTACTCAGAGCCGAAAAAGCGGCGAAACAAACTCGCAAAAGCCTGCCTTTAGACGTGCTGTTAGGCACTTGGCGGCTGTGCTTTAGTGCGGGCAAAAAGGCCAAATTACAATCGGGACAACCTGTGGGTAACGGTTTTTATATGCCGAAGCTAGCGATCGCCCGCATCAGTTTTGCCCGTAACGGTGATAGTGAGGACTCACTGCAGATTACCAATGAGCTACAAATTGGGCCGCTGACAGTGCGCTTTACGGGGCCAGCCCGCTATCCCGGCAAAAAGAATCTGCTGGTCTTTGATTTCACCTACCTACAGTTGCAGTGCTTTGGCCTAAAGGTGTTCAGCGGCAAAATCGGACAGCGCGACGACCAATCCTTTGTCACCACACCTGTTGCAAAATTGCCGTTCTTCGCCTTTTTCACCGCGACGGCAGATTACATTGCCGCGCGGGGTCGGGGCGGCGGCCTGGCCATCTGGGTTCAGGAATAAGGGCGATTAGAGGTGCGATCGCCGCCTAACGCCAACGCAAATTCTCCGGATGCGAGATTCGCCAGCGCGAAAGGTCATACCAGGATTAGAACACTTGGTATGAAAGGGTTTCGCTATTTCGGACTAACAATATTGACGGCCCTGTGGCTGGGACTGAGTCAAGGGTCACTGTGGGCCTTGCCGTTTGGCTATCCTCCGGATAGCGGCACGCCAGCCCCTGTGCCGACAGCACCGTCAACACCAGCCCACTCCCCCCAGAGAGAGCTGCGCGGCGTTTGGCTGACCAACATCGACAGCGCCGTACTCTTTTCACGGCAGTCGGTAGAACATGGCCTTCAGCAACTCGCCGATTTCCATTTCAATACCGTTTACCCCGTTGTCTGGAATTGGGGATATACGCTATATCCCAGCCAAATTGCCGAGCGCGAAATTGGCTATGCCCAGGGACTTTATCCCGATTTTGATGGCATCGGTCGCAATGAGGAACTGGAAGCCGCCCAGGGCGATCGCGACATGCTGCAAGAAGTGATCACCATCGGCCATCAACACCATCTCACCGTAATCCCCTGGTTCGAGTTTGGCTTTATGGCTCCGGCCAAATCGCCCTTAGCAGAACGTCATCCTGACTGGCTAACGCAAAAGCGCGGTGCCTTACCCGCCGCCCAATTTTCGCAAGAAGGTGACCACAACCGCGTTTGGCTAAATCCGTTTCATCCCCATGTGCAGCGCTTCATGCTGGAACTGTTGGGCGAGCTCGCCGAGAACTATGACATCGACGGCATTCAATTTGACGATCACTTCAGCCTGCCCGTGGAATTTGGCTACGACCCCTATACGGTGAGCCTGTATCAGCGCGAACATGGCGGCCAGTCGCCCCCCGCCAATTACAGTGATCCGGAATGGGTACGATGGCGGGCCGACAAGATCACCGACTTGATGGATCTCATCTTTCGTACCATCAAAGCCCGACGCCCCAATGCGGTGATTTCCATCTCGCCCAACCCTGCTTATTTTGCTTATCATTACTCGCTGCAAGATTGGCCCCGGTGGCGCGATCTGGGCTACGTCGAAGAGCTAGTGGTGCAGGTCTATCGCGCCAGTTTGGATAGCTTTCGGCACACCTTGCGCGATCGCACCCTCTACGATGCCAACCGCCACGTGCCCACCAGCATCGGCATTCTCACCGGCTTACGCAATGCACCTGTGTCCGCATCGCTAATCCACCAACAGGTACAAACGGCCCGTTCAATGGGCTTTCAAGGCGTCTCGTTCTTCTTTTATGAATCCTTATGGCAGGTGGCGCCAGGGGAAACATTGAGCGATCGCACCCGTGCCTTACAGCAGCTCTTTGCCCAGCCCCAACCCCGCGCACAGATTTAATCGCAGCGGCGGACATCAGCCCGGTATGATGACAGGGTGACAGTTCCAGAGGCTAATGCCCCATGAGTACAGACACGATTTTCGGCAAAATCATCCGCCGCGAGATCCCCGCTGACATCGTGTATGAAGACGATCTCTGTCTGGCGTTTCGCGACATTTCGCCTCAAGCGCCCACCCATGTGCTCCTCATTCCGAAAAAGCCGATTCCCAAGTTGTCAGACGCCACCAGTGACGACAAAGAGCTGCTAGGCCACATGATGGTGACCCTCAAAGCCTTAGCAGAGCAACTGGGCATTGCCGAAGACGGCTATCGCGTGGTGATCAACACGGGCACTGATGGCGGTCAGACGGTCTTTCACTTGCACATGCATTTGCTCGGTGGGCGATCGCTGCAATGGCCTCCAGGCTAATCTGCTCCGACATTGAGAGCATGGCCGCAATGCTTTCTCCACAAGGGCAGCCGAGAGCTGCTAAGGTACAAATCCTACACTTCAGCCAAACGTAAACTTTTTCGCCAAAAGAATTACGGAGTGTTTCACAACACAAAGATTTCTGTTCGAGCCGTTCAAATCCCCAAAAAGAATCTTTACGCTAATCAACAGGTGGGCAACTGTACTTAACAGAGGTTCATCTGTTCTTTTTTGTCGTATCTATACTGGCAATCATCACTATGACTACTACTTCTCAAGCCCGCCAAGCGGGTATGTGGGAGCGCTATTGTCAGTGGGTCACCAGCACCGAAAATCGCCTCTATGTAGGCTGGTTCGGCACGCTGATGATTCCCACGCTGATCGTCGCCACGACTTGTTTCGTGATTGCGTTCATCGCCGCTCCTCCCGTTGACATTGACGGCATTCGCGAGCCCGTTGCTGGCTCCTTGATGTACGGCAACAACATCATCTCCGGTGCGGTCGTGCCTTCTTCCAACGCGATCGGTCTGCACTTCTACCCCATCTGGGAAGCCGCTTCCCTCGATGAGTGGT
Protein-coding regions in this window:
- a CDS encoding mannose-1-phosphate guanylyltransferase, giving the protein MPPTVIPVILAGGKGERFWPVSRRQHPKQFLCLDGSGFSLLQSTANRLLPMAESWDSLWVITAAHLADGIREQLPDLPEQNLLIEPEGKDTAPAVAWATLEVAKRHGDGAIAGFFPADHWIADEAGYRETLKAAAALATERGAIATLGITPTFPSTGYGYIEQGDPLGTYGDCAAYTVARFTEKPDESTAEDFIASGRFSWNSGMFIFPAGVMLQELDTHAPQIMEPLRAQGVDAYAKLDKLSIDYAVMEKTDKACVMPVNFGWDDLGDWNAVERLLKTPETPNVEMAQHLGLDTTDSIVYASDEDEVIVTIGLEDVVVVRDGKATLVVHKSRTQDIKKAVKALGADPKFQHLL
- a CDS encoding cob(I)yrinic acid a,c-diamide adenosyltransferase, translating into MVRTGIGIRTAQLHNERLAGQIHVYDGEGKGKSQVALGVVLRSIGLGIQNFMESRVLLLRFLKGPGRTYDEDAAIEALQRGFPHLIDQVRTGRAEFFGPEGITKFDRMEAQRGWDVAKGAIASGLYSVVVLDEINPVIDLGLLSVEDVVRSLKNKPEHLEVIATGRGAPAPLVEIANLHSEMKPQRLQNMDFPGIEGVEIYTGDGKGKSTSALGKALQAIGRGISQDQSHRVLIMQWLKGGQGYTEDAAISALRKSYPNLVDHQRCGRDAIVWRGQQQEIDYVEAERGWELACTAIASGLYKTIILDELNPTVDLELLPEDPIVQALLRKPRDTEVIITGRCKNPPAYFELASTHSEVFNHKHYAENGVDLKRGVDY
- the fraC gene encoding filament integrity protein FraC — protein: MPFSLLDNAAVLPLRAIVFQCLLLLVAIALEAQVLRKQLQLGYQPSIRYAASLNLLTVVLGWMAFFSMESILPTDLRRQLISYVLFGNFYVNGLASNLGILIVVAGLVTFFVTFWLKVIGLEGLTWALGNPIAPRNTEENKNRYRYRRSPQQKTNSPHILAVLQANALSFTAILLLLVLRYGVTQRL
- a CDS encoding DUF5357 family protein, which codes for MIKFLQGLWARISGFLFPADYYAWQTLIYLGIFSFTMSWVARLTVGKGFTVNLIATGGWLFFALGIGWFLEEAKVRFFGIPVAPWVMGAIACLYIFGIMPWGSWEVGLMSWPLISVAIIAVPSFLTWELQPKLPPPPVRQQLILLTLLALLFSNWFQLYFRLQTWFDSYPSLLADDFARSGFVFRASEPPAEKARGIVLLTSAETEITKELDNTPWPYVERWLLGLDERLATIENSTVASLTSPQESDLWQLQAVSDALENGSYVLNLMALWSGPASTQDGYYLTKTCVVQPRTVVAATPDTPPGEQPPPMARVECDLATPKTAGRPTLPSVSN
- a CDS encoding glycoside hydrolase family 10 protein, translating into MKGFRYFGLTILTALWLGLSQGSLWALPFGYPPDSGTPAPVPTAPSTPAHSPQRELRGVWLTNIDSAVLFSRQSVEHGLQQLADFHFNTVYPVVWNWGYTLYPSQIAEREIGYAQGLYPDFDGIGRNEELEAAQGDRDMLQEVITIGHQHHLTVIPWFEFGFMAPAKSPLAERHPDWLTQKRGALPAAQFSQEGDHNRVWLNPFHPHVQRFMLELLGELAENYDIDGIQFDDHFSLPVEFGYDPYTVSLYQREHGGQSPPANYSDPEWVRWRADKITDLMDLIFRTIKARRPNAVISISPNPAYFAYHYSLQDWPRWRDLGYVEELVVQVYRASLDSFRHTLRDRTLYDANRHVPTSIGILTGLRNAPVSASLIHQQVQTARSMGFQGVSFFFYESLWQVAPGETLSDRTRALQQLFAQPQPRAQI
- a CDS encoding histidine triad nucleotide-binding protein; translation: MSTDTIFGKIIRREIPADIVYEDDLCLAFRDISPQAPTHVLLIPKKPIPKLSDATSDDKELLGHMMVTLKALAEQLGIAEDGYRVVINTGTDGGQTVFHLHMHLLGGRSLQWPPG